In Bacillota bacterium, a single genomic region encodes these proteins:
- a CDS encoding MFS transporter, protein MRLLERWRKIAYSSGSLGSALLSQAFGAFVLFFYEDTVKLPVAAVGTLFALYGFWNAINDPLFGYLSDRTRTRWGRRIPYIALGFLPLAVAFALVWSPPLGAGTTPLLAYFFGIIFIFDGLYTLVILNWTALFPEMFRTLEERAQVSAWRQIFTVVGALLGMAAAPLLYGSRLGWAGMGWLFAAVAALALGVSLLGSREGASGRTGSEEAVLSPWLALRYTFSSRSFLFYVMASFAFQLNFTLLPSVMPFYTKYVLRVGNTETSLLLGVIFVVTFLAMLPWSRVTVRIGARAAIIRSAIAFAVALWGFLFVGSFQQALVVAGLAGIGLAGQMMLLDVLIADVIDEDELRTGVRREGMYFGMQALIIRLGIAVQALVMTLTQLLTGYDPHLAVQPPRALLGLRLLLGGVPSLFIALGVLSMLFYPLWGPRLAEMRAQLAARQAAAGEAGGPAVGG, encoded by the coding sequence GTGCGACTCCTGGAGAGGTGGCGGAAGATCGCCTACAGCTCGGGCTCGCTGGGCAGCGCGCTCCTGAGCCAGGCGTTCGGTGCCTTCGTCCTCTTCTTCTACGAGGACACGGTCAAGCTGCCGGTGGCCGCCGTCGGCACGCTCTTCGCCCTGTACGGCTTCTGGAACGCGATCAACGACCCGCTCTTCGGCTACCTCTCGGACCGGACGCGCACCCGCTGGGGGCGGAGGATCCCGTACATCGCGCTGGGATTCCTGCCGCTGGCGGTCGCCTTCGCCCTGGTCTGGTCGCCGCCGCTGGGGGCGGGGACGACCCCGCTGCTGGCCTACTTTTTCGGCATCATCTTCATCTTCGACGGCCTCTACACGCTGGTCATCCTCAACTGGACGGCGCTCTTCCCGGAGATGTTCCGGACGCTGGAGGAACGCGCCCAGGTCTCCGCCTGGCGGCAGATCTTCACGGTGGTGGGGGCGCTGCTGGGCATGGCGGCAGCACCTCTCCTCTACGGCAGCCGGCTGGGCTGGGCGGGGATGGGCTGGCTCTTCGCCGCCGTCGCGGCGCTGGCCCTCGGCGTCTCGCTGCTCGGCAGCCGCGAGGGGGCCTCGGGGCGGACGGGGAGCGAGGAAGCGGTCCTCTCCCCCTGGTTGGCGCTCCGCTACACCTTCTCCAGTCGCTCCTTCCTGTTCTACGTGATGGCCAGCTTCGCCTTCCAGCTCAACTTCACGCTCCTGCCGTCGGTCATGCCCTTCTACACGAAGTACGTGCTGCGGGTGGGCAACACCGAGACCTCGCTCCTGCTGGGCGTCATCTTCGTCGTCACCTTCCTGGCCATGCTGCCCTGGTCGAGGGTGACCGTCCGCATCGGCGCGCGGGCGGCCATCATCCGCTCGGCGATCGCCTTCGCGGTGGCGCTCTGGGGCTTCCTCTTCGTGGGCAGCTTCCAGCAGGCGCTGGTGGTGGCGGGGCTGGCGGGGATCGGCCTGGCCGGCCAGATGATGCTCCTGGACGTGCTGATCGCCGACGTGATCGACGAGGACGAGCTGCGCACCGGCGTCCGCCGCGAGGGGATGTACTTCGGCATGCAGGCGCTGATCATCCGCCTGGGCATCGCGGTGCAGGCGCTGGTGATGACGCTCACCCAGCTGTTGACCGGCTACGACCCGCACCTGGCCGTCCAGCCGCCGCGGGCGCTCCTCGGCCTGCGCCTCCTCCTGGGCGGCGTGCCCAGCCTCTTCATCGCCCTGGGCGTCCTCTCCATGCTCTTCTACCCGCTCTGGGGACCGCGCCTGGCCGAGATGCGCGCGCAGCTGGCGGCGCGCCAGGCGGCGGCCGGCGAGGCGGGGGGGCCGGCGGTTGGCGGCTAG